CCTGCGTCATGTTTCACCCCTGCTTTGAATTTTCTGCGGAAATATTCAAAGTGTAAGAGGCTTGAGCATTAAGGAGCATATTTTTAGTAAGTTATAGGAATGGAAAGATTTATGGATTTACGAAAGTTGTTTTATCCCGAAAAAATCGCCGTCGTAGGCGCTTCTCCTGGATTTGACGGCGGAAAGATGCCGTTTTTTCAATTTTTGCAGTTCATGGAATATAAAGGGGCCTTGTATCCGGTCAATCCGGCCCACGCGGAAATCTCCGGGGTAAAGGCTTATCCCTCTTTGGACGACGTTCCCGAGACCGTGGATCTGGTGATCGCCCAGATTCCGGCCCGCTTCGCCATAGACACGGTCAAGGCGGCGGGGAGGAACGGGGCGCCCTTCGTGCATTTTTTCACCTCGGGGTTTTCCGAAGTGGGCAATATGGAGTTGGAAAAGGAACTGGTGGAAACCGCCCGGGCGTCCAACGTGCGCTTGGTGGGGCCCAACTGCATAGGCGTTCTGTGCGCCGAATCCCGCATTACCTTTAACATGGAGTTCAAACCCAACGGAAAGGGCAACGTGGGTTTTTTAGGCCAGTCCGGCGGGGTGAGCGACAACTTCGTGCGCATGTCCGGCTCCCGTAAGATCCGGCTGAACAAGGCCGTCTCCTACGGCAATCAGGCGGACCTGAAATTAGAGGATTTTTTGGCCTATTTCGCCGAAGACCCGGAAATCGAGGCGGCGGCGATTTATGTGGAAGACGTGAAAAACGGCCCCGCCTTTTTGGACGCCCTGGGCAAGACAACGGCCTCCAAGCCGGTGATTCTGCTTAAAGGCGGCAGCACCCAGCGCGGCGCCAAGGCGGCGGCCAGTCATACGGGCGCCATGGCCGGGGATTTTAAAATCTTTTCTTCGGCCGTGAACCAAAAGGGCGGCATCATTGTGGACACCTTCGAGCAGATGATGGACCTCATGATGCTGGCCACTTCCACCCGCTTGCCCAGAGGAAACCGGGTGGGCTTTCTGGGCGCCGGGGGCGGAACCTCCGTATGCTTTACGGACCTGGCCGCCAAAGCCGGGCTGGAAATGCCCGTGCTTGCCCAGGCCGTCCAGGATCGCATCAGCGAGAAAATCCCCAACGTAAACACCTCCACGGCCAACCCCGTGGACCTGGGCGCGTTCGGATTCGACTTTTCCATCATGGCCCACACCATGCTGGCCATGGATCAGGACGAGAACATCGACGTGATCATGCCGTATTTCTCCCTGGATTTCATTACGTCCTTTGCGCCGCACATGGCCTCCAGCGGGCCGGAAATCATCCTGGAGACGGTGGCGAAAATGAAAAAGCCGGTGATCCCCATTTTATCCAAGTTCGCGGAAGACGTCCTGGAAATGGAAAAGGTCCGCATCGAGATGTTCTCCCGGTTCCGGGAAGGGGGGCTGGCCGTCTTCAACACCATTCAGGATTGCGTGAACGCCGCTTCCGCCATCCTCACGTGGAGCAATGGCCGGTAAGCCGAAAGCGCCGGGGGCGGTTCCCGTCATTCCCTGGGCGGATCTCCGCGAGTGGGAGGAAGCCAACGCCGCCCTGCGCTTTATCATAAAAAAGCACGGCCCCGCGTTAAGCGGGGCCAAAGCCCA
The window above is part of the Desulfatibacillum aliphaticivorans DSM 15576 genome. Proteins encoded here:
- a CDS encoding CoA-binding protein, which translates into the protein MDLRKLFYPEKIAVVGASPGFDGGKMPFFQFLQFMEYKGALYPVNPAHAEISGVKAYPSLDDVPETVDLVIAQIPARFAIDTVKAAGRNGAPFVHFFTSGFSEVGNMELEKELVETARASNVRLVGPNCIGVLCAESRITFNMEFKPNGKGNVGFLGQSGGVSDNFVRMSGSRKIRLNKAVSYGNQADLKLEDFLAYFAEDPEIEAAAIYVEDVKNGPAFLDALGKTTASKPVILLKGGSTQRGAKAAASHTGAMAGDFKIFSSAVNQKGGIIVDTFEQMMDLMMLATSTRLPRGNRVGFLGAGGGTSVCFTDLAAKAGLEMPVLAQAVQDRISEKIPNVNTSTANPVDLGAFGFDFSIMAHTMLAMDQDENIDVIMPYFSLDFITSFAPHMASSGPEIILETVAKMKKPVIPILSKFAEDVLEMEKVRIEMFSRFREGGLAVFNTIQDCVNAASAILTWSNGR